In Prosthecochloris sp. GSB1, the following proteins share a genomic window:
- a CDS encoding lipocalin family protein, with product MFKKFLRKKPAARKPGTVSSVDVERYCGTWYEIASFAPREERNCRRTKAEYTLNSQGYVDVRNSCAGRGGRERSVKAKAYPVEGSGNAKLVVRFFRFVKGDYWVVDLADDYTWAAVSTPTSRSLWILSRTPYMDETLYAGIVERLKGRGFDTGRLVRTVQRD from the coding sequence ATGTTTAAAAAATTTCTTCGTAAAAAACCAGCGGCCCGCAAGCCCGGCACCGTTTCTTCGGTGGATGTCGAGAGGTATTGCGGCACCTGGTACGAAATCGCGTCGTTCGCCCCCAGGGAGGAGCGCAACTGCCGCAGGACCAAGGCTGAATACACGCTCAACAGCCAGGGCTACGTGGACGTGAGGAATTCCTGTGCCGGACGCGGCGGCAGGGAGCGCTCGGTGAAAGCGAAGGCGTATCCCGTCGAGGGTAGCGGCAATGCAAAGCTCGTCGTGCGTTTTTTCAGGTTTGTCAAGGGCGATTACTGGGTTGTCGATCTCGCCGACGACTACACCTGGGCGGCGGTTTCCACGCCTACATCGAGAAGCCTCTGGATACTCTCGCGCACCCCCTACATGGATGAAACCCTGTACGCGGGTATTGTCGAAAGGTTGAAGGGGCGTGGGTTCGACACCGGCCGGCTGGTCAGGACCGTTCAGCGGGATTGA
- a CDS encoding GNAT family N-acetyltransferase yields MRVRSAKPEDIDCCTALLHTLFSQEAEFVPDARLQRRGLGMIVAEPSLGRVLVCQETKSGGIVGMVVLLFTFSTALGARVVLLEDMVVDPSYRSRGVGGLLLREAEALARSEGYERITLLTDGDNLRAQAFYEKNGYNRSKMAVFRRMLSRSE; encoded by the coding sequence ATGCGGGTACGAAGCGCGAAGCCGGAGGATATCGACTGCTGCACGGCGCTCCTGCACACGCTTTTTTCGCAGGAAGCCGAATTCGTCCCCGATGCGCGCCTCCAGCGCAGGGGACTCGGCATGATCGTCGCCGAGCCTTCACTCGGGAGAGTGCTTGTCTGCCAGGAGACAAAGAGCGGCGGCATAGTGGGCATGGTTGTACTGCTCTTTACCTTCAGCACCGCTCTCGGCGCAAGGGTCGTGCTACTCGAGGACATGGTGGTGGACCCGTCGTACCGCTCGCGGGGCGTCGGCGGTCTGCTCCTGCGGGAGGCCGAGGCGCTGGCCCGATCGGAAGGATATGAACGAATCACCCTTCTTACTGACGGCGATAACCTGCGGGCCCAAGCCTTCTATGAGAAAAACGGGTACAACCGGTCGAAAATGGCGGTTTTCAGAAGGATGCTTTCACGGAGCGAATGA